One Helianthus annuus cultivar XRQ/B chromosome 7, HanXRQr2.0-SUNRISE, whole genome shotgun sequence genomic region harbors:
- the LOC110869285 gene encoding protein phosphatase inhibitor 2-like isoform X4, protein MSTMGDVSRSVRWDEAKLSEIEANKPVRQKITEPKTPFHRMTDVDGSLSPVRSPCISKTDDETVHSVFNDMVSSDSDNSSQLPSRWTSLEADAMDEDNAGRSSSFKEQRRAHYDEFRKVRELMRKGSLDESSNDDDEKFYVDCETPSSLAVCVGDIDIANVDDLSEKSSSPVK, encoded by the exons ATGTCTACAATGGGAGATGTGAG TAGATCTGTGAGATGGGATGAGGCAAAACTATCAGAAATCGAAGCCAATAAACCTGTTAGGCAGAAAATTACAGAACCAAAGACTCCTTTTCATCGTATGACTGATGTTGATG GATCTCTGTCTCCTGTACGGAGTCCTTGTATCTCTAAAACGGATGATGAAACCGTGCATTCTGTGTTCAATGACATGGTTTCTTCCGATAGTGACAATAGCTCACAGCTGCCCTCTCGATGGACATCGTTAGAGGCAGATGCTATGGATGAAGATAATGCAG GCAGGAGTTCGAGTTTCAAGGAGCAAAGGCGGGCACACTATGACGAATTTCGTAAAGTAAGGGAGCTTATGCGAAAGGGATCCTTAGACGAATCatcaaatgatgatgatgagaaaTTCTATGTGGACTGTGAGACGCCATCATCGTTGGCTGTTTGTGTGGGAGATATAGACATTGCAAACGTTGACGATCTATCTGAAAAATCCTCATCCCCGGTCAAGTAG
- the LOC110869285 gene encoding protein phosphatase inhibitor 2-like isoform X2, with the protein MSTMGDVSRSVRWDEAKLSEIEANKPVRQKITEPKTPFHRMTDVDAELMCVGSLSPVRSPCISKTDDETVHSVFNDMVSSDSDNSSQLPSRWTSLEADAMDEDNAGRSSSFKEQRRAHYDEFRKVRELMRKGSLDESSNDDDEKFYVDCETPSSLAVCVGDIDIANVDDLSEKSSSPVK; encoded by the exons ATGTCTACAATGGGAGATGTGAG TAGATCTGTGAGATGGGATGAGGCAAAACTATCAGAAATCGAAGCCAATAAACCTGTTAGGCAGAAAATTACAGAACCAAAGACTCCTTTTCATCGTATGACTGATGTTGATG CTGAACTCATGTGTGTAGGATCTCTGTCTCCTGTACGGAGTCCTTGTATCTCTAAAACGGATGATGAAACCGTGCATTCTGTGTTCAATGACATGGTTTCTTCCGATAGTGACAATAGCTCACAGCTGCCCTCTCGATGGACATCGTTAGAGGCAGATGCTATGGATGAAGATAATGCAG GCAGGAGTTCGAGTTTCAAGGAGCAAAGGCGGGCACACTATGACGAATTTCGTAAAGTAAGGGAGCTTATGCGAAAGGGATCCTTAGACGAATCatcaaatgatgatgatgagaaaTTCTATGTGGACTGTGAGACGCCATCATCGTTGGCTGTTTGTGTGGGAGATATAGACATTGCAAACGTTGACGATCTATCTGAAAAATCCTCATCCCCGGTCAAGTAG
- the LOC110869285 gene encoding protein phosphatase inhibitor 2-like isoform X3 — translation MSTMGDVSSRSVRWDEAKLSEIEANKPVRQKITEPKTPFHRMTDVDGSLSPVRSPCISKTDDETVHSVFNDMVSSDSDNSSQLPSRWTSLEADAMDEDNAGRSSSFKEQRRAHYDEFRKVRELMRKGSLDESSNDDDEKFYVDCETPSSLAVCVGDIDIANVDDLSEKSSSPVK, via the exons ATGTCTACAATGGGAGATGTGAG CAGTAGATCTGTGAGATGGGATGAGGCAAAACTATCAGAAATCGAAGCCAATAAACCTGTTAGGCAGAAAATTACAGAACCAAAGACTCCTTTTCATCGTATGACTGATGTTGATG GATCTCTGTCTCCTGTACGGAGTCCTTGTATCTCTAAAACGGATGATGAAACCGTGCATTCTGTGTTCAATGACATGGTTTCTTCCGATAGTGACAATAGCTCACAGCTGCCCTCTCGATGGACATCGTTAGAGGCAGATGCTATGGATGAAGATAATGCAG GCAGGAGTTCGAGTTTCAAGGAGCAAAGGCGGGCACACTATGACGAATTTCGTAAAGTAAGGGAGCTTATGCGAAAGGGATCCTTAGACGAATCatcaaatgatgatgatgagaaaTTCTATGTGGACTGTGAGACGCCATCATCGTTGGCTGTTTGTGTGGGAGATATAGACATTGCAAACGTTGACGATCTATCTGAAAAATCCTCATCCCCGGTCAAGTAG
- the LOC110869285 gene encoding protein phosphatase inhibitor 2-like isoform X1 produces MSTMGDVSSRSVRWDEAKLSEIEANKPVRQKITEPKTPFHRMTDVDAELMCVGSLSPVRSPCISKTDDETVHSVFNDMVSSDSDNSSQLPSRWTSLEADAMDEDNAGRSSSFKEQRRAHYDEFRKVRELMRKGSLDESSNDDDEKFYVDCETPSSLAVCVGDIDIANVDDLSEKSSSPVK; encoded by the exons ATGTCTACAATGGGAGATGTGAG CAGTAGATCTGTGAGATGGGATGAGGCAAAACTATCAGAAATCGAAGCCAATAAACCTGTTAGGCAGAAAATTACAGAACCAAAGACTCCTTTTCATCGTATGACTGATGTTGATG CTGAACTCATGTGTGTAGGATCTCTGTCTCCTGTACGGAGTCCTTGTATCTCTAAAACGGATGATGAAACCGTGCATTCTGTGTTCAATGACATGGTTTCTTCCGATAGTGACAATAGCTCACAGCTGCCCTCTCGATGGACATCGTTAGAGGCAGATGCTATGGATGAAGATAATGCAG GCAGGAGTTCGAGTTTCAAGGAGCAAAGGCGGGCACACTATGACGAATTTCGTAAAGTAAGGGAGCTTATGCGAAAGGGATCCTTAGACGAATCatcaaatgatgatgatgagaaaTTCTATGTGGACTGTGAGACGCCATCATCGTTGGCTGTTTGTGTGGGAGATATAGACATTGCAAACGTTGACGATCTATCTGAAAAATCCTCATCCCCGGTCAAGTAG